A single genomic interval of Hymenobacter gelipurpurascens harbors:
- a CDS encoding glycosyltransferase family 2 protein translates to MALLISIILPVYNQERCLAETLDSVLGQQYQNFELLLHDDGSTDNSAAIIRRYAAQDPRIRATFAANAGRPTSTNLLVSQAQGKWCVFLDADDVMLPERLARQLAYHLEHPEVDASSCHCYYINEQGQRLGIQRYPGLRTAEEGRRALAKGEFVQCAFTGLFIKKEVYLANGGLDSQFWPCDDFEFFNRLVEQGYSLVILPEPLMLYRIHSTSASMSRPLFMYDKTGHIMDCVRRRITGQPPLTFAEFMAERQRHPWWMKVNRRRYNYAQIFFRNAAIAIMSKKYVDFGWQILVSALLSPNHLLLKFRGLSGR, encoded by the coding sequence ATGGCTCTATTGATTTCCATTATCCTGCCGGTTTACAACCAGGAGCGTTGTTTGGCCGAGACCCTCGATAGCGTCCTGGGACAGCAGTACCAAAACTTCGAGCTGCTGCTGCACGATGACGGCTCGACCGACAACTCCGCCGCCATCATCCGGCGCTACGCCGCCCAAGACCCGCGTATTCGGGCCACGTTTGCCGCCAATGCCGGAAGGCCGACCTCGACGAACTTGCTCGTGTCGCAGGCCCAAGGGAAGTGGTGCGTGTTTCTCGACGCGGACGACGTGATGCTGCCCGAGCGCCTGGCCCGGCAGCTGGCCTACCACCTGGAGCACCCCGAGGTGGATGCCAGCAGCTGTCACTGCTACTACATCAACGAGCAGGGGCAGCGCCTGGGCATTCAGCGCTACCCAGGCCTGCGCACTGCGGAAGAGGGCCGCCGCGCTTTGGCGAAGGGCGAGTTTGTGCAATGCGCTTTCACTGGATTATTTATTAAAAAAGAGGTCTACCTGGCCAATGGCGGACTAGATAGTCAATTCTGGCCTTGCGACGATTTTGAATTCTTTAACCGCTTGGTAGAACAGGGCTACTCGCTGGTCATCTTGCCCGAGCCCCTGATGCTTTATCGCATCCATTCTACTTCCGCAAGCATGAGCCGACCTTTGTTCATGTACGACAAAACAGGACACATCATGGATTGTGTCAGACGGCGCATCACCGGGCAGCCTCCCCTGACTTTCGCAGAGTTCATGGCCGAGCGTCAGCGCCATCCCTGGTGGATGAAGGTTAATCGTCGACGCTACAACTACGCACAGATCTTTTTCCGTAACGCAGCCATTGCTATTATGTCCAAAAAATATGTTGATTTTGGCTGGCAAATCCTGGTTTCTGCCCTGCTTTCCCCAAATCACCTATTGCTTAAGTTTAGGGGGCTATCGGGAAGATAG
- a CDS encoding WcaI family glycosyltransferase has translation MKKRILLIGYNFYPELTGIGKYSGEMLLWLSRQGFNCTALTAYPYYPSWKVQDPYVSRQFSYTTEHKEFPSGGTLCIHRCPMYVPSVPSGLKRVLLDASFLFSACLKLLWLIPRNRFDLIISVAPSFHFGLLALLARSIRKCLFMYHIQDLQIEAARDLGIIKSAKAVKAMFGLERFILNRADYISSISAPMVARIQSKVGRKVMLLPNWADTCRFYPLPDRGQLKRKFGFQEGDKIVLYSGAIGEKQGLEAILYAAQVFRHQARFKFLICGSGPYKQRLEALCEKLQLTNVQFIPLQADIQFNAFLNMADVHLVIQKSSAGDLVMPSKLTTILAVGGLAIITANEGSGLYAMVSHYNIGLLVPAEDQMALNACLEKALANDHDQLRGNARRYAESYLSIDSIMNEFVSSVLK, from the coding sequence ATGAAGAAGCGCATCCTGTTGATTGGCTACAACTTTTATCCAGAGCTAACCGGAATCGGCAAATACAGCGGTGAAATGCTGTTGTGGTTGTCCCGGCAAGGGTTTAACTGTACCGCACTTACTGCCTATCCCTACTATCCCTCCTGGAAAGTACAGGACCCTTATGTAAGCCGGCAATTTAGCTACACTACGGAGCACAAGGAATTTCCTTCGGGCGGGACCCTGTGCATTCATCGCTGCCCGATGTATGTACCGAGTGTGCCATCCGGGCTGAAGCGGGTATTGCTTGATGCTTCCTTTCTTTTTTCAGCTTGCTTGAAACTGCTTTGGCTTATTCCCCGGAATCGGTTTGACTTGATCATATCAGTGGCCCCTTCTTTTCATTTTGGGCTGTTGGCTCTTTTAGCCAGGTCAATCCGCAAATGCTTGTTTATGTATCATATCCAGGACTTGCAGATTGAAGCGGCCCGGGATCTGGGCATTATCAAATCAGCAAAGGCAGTGAAAGCCATGTTTGGCCTAGAACGCTTTATCCTGAACAGAGCGGATTATATCAGCAGCATTTCGGCTCCCATGGTCGCCCGTATTCAATCGAAAGTAGGACGCAAGGTTATGCTGCTGCCAAACTGGGCCGATACCTGCCGTTTTTACCCGTTGCCTGACCGAGGACAGCTCAAGCGAAAGTTTGGTTTTCAGGAAGGTGATAAGATAGTACTTTACTCGGGAGCCATCGGCGAAAAGCAGGGCTTAGAAGCAATCCTGTATGCTGCTCAGGTCTTCCGCCACCAAGCCCGCTTCAAATTTCTAATCTGTGGTTCTGGTCCTTACAAACAGAGACTCGAGGCCCTGTGCGAAAAGCTACAGTTAACCAATGTTCAGTTTATTCCCCTGCAGGCAGATATTCAGTTCAACGCCTTTCTAAACATGGCTGATGTACACCTGGTAATTCAGAAGTCGTCAGCTGGCGACTTGGTCATGCCTTCAAAGCTGACCACCATCCTGGCAGTAGGCGGCCTAGCCATCATCACCGCGAATGAAGGTTCCGGTCTATACGCTATGGTCAGCCACTACAACATTGGCCTGCTAGTGCCGGCAGAAGACCAAATGGCTTTAAATGCCTGCCTAGAAAAAGCGCTTGCGAATGACCATGATCAACTGCGCGGCAATGCCAGGAGATATGCCGAAAGCTACTTGTCCATTGACAGCATTATGAATGAGTTTGTCAGCTCGGTATTAAAGTAA
- a CDS encoding lipopolysaccharide biosynthesis protein yields the protein MSTASRLVSGAAISWIQIIVNVISQLALVPIMLSHWSVASYGIWLAVQSLITLMSVLDLGHHEYLTYEFMRIGTAKLSDLSKYLWSGMLFSFLISLSQVMVFAILWKINSWQWLFGDLNKDNALIEQGSILLLLYSVNWCLSFSLLGLIYRVLLPFGYYTRMAWWNLFTTTSLTIITITAIVLGANILVTGTTITVCSTSMSILVYVDLAKKLKKEGILFSSPSWHLGLNNFLNSLVIASKGVLENVRQQGVRLFLPKAVGVSGLATFSTIKTGSNLALQGLNTVIQPLMPELMRFLHQRDQARLEAAFGTVWVIVVGLMAPAIVILQFVVEPLYTLWTRGQVPFNPSLFALLTAGVLVFAVAQPAVAVVKGNNLLRPQLLISFCSAALIVIGVPLCLPIAGLIGVGVLLLAAELVAAFCYIAVAVKWLKKNALQWPSASFTVAVISVAIAIIANLMLVWLPAMKWITLMLSLALLLINSIRFWRRLPDIATQRVRSIYDGWRARKRLMANA from the coding sequence ATGTCTACTGCAAGTCGATTAGTTTCAGGTGCTGCAATTTCATGGATACAAATTATTGTTAATGTTATCTCTCAACTAGCATTAGTGCCTATAATGCTTTCCCATTGGAGCGTAGCTTCGTATGGTATATGGTTAGCTGTGCAATCATTGATAACATTGATGTCTGTTTTAGACCTTGGCCATCATGAGTATCTAACCTATGAATTCATGCGGATAGGTACCGCTAAACTCTCGGATTTAAGCAAGTATTTATGGTCGGGTATGTTGTTTAGTTTTTTAATTAGCTTATCTCAGGTAATGGTCTTTGCTATATTATGGAAAATAAATTCATGGCAATGGCTATTTGGTGATCTTAATAAAGATAATGCGCTTATCGAGCAGGGGTCCATATTGCTTTTACTTTATAGCGTCAATTGGTGTCTAAGTTTTAGTTTATTAGGTTTAATTTATAGAGTATTACTTCCGTTTGGTTATTATACTCGCATGGCCTGGTGGAATTTATTTACAACCACAAGCTTGACAATAATAACAATTACTGCTATTGTTCTTGGTGCAAATATATTAGTGACTGGAACTACAATAACCGTTTGTTCAACCTCAATGAGTATATTGGTTTATGTAGATTTAGCCAAGAAGCTAAAGAAAGAAGGGATATTATTTAGCTCTCCATCCTGGCATTTAGGTTTGAATAATTTCTTGAATTCCCTTGTAATAGCCAGTAAAGGCGTTTTAGAAAATGTACGCCAGCAAGGTGTGCGTCTGTTCTTGCCAAAAGCGGTAGGGGTCTCAGGCCTAGCTACTTTCTCAACCATTAAGACAGGGTCAAATTTAGCATTGCAAGGACTTAATACTGTAATTCAGCCCTTGATGCCAGAACTAATGCGCTTTTTACACCAGCGCGACCAGGCAAGGTTAGAAGCCGCTTTTGGTACTGTATGGGTTATCGTGGTAGGCCTTATGGCACCGGCGATAGTAATACTGCAGTTCGTTGTTGAACCTCTTTATACACTCTGGACTAGAGGGCAAGTGCCTTTCAATCCTAGCCTTTTTGCTTTACTCACTGCAGGAGTATTAGTCTTTGCTGTGGCTCAGCCGGCAGTAGCGGTTGTGAAAGGCAACAATTTGCTGAGACCACAACTGCTTATTTCATTTTGTTCTGCTGCATTGATCGTAATAGGGGTGCCACTTTGCTTGCCAATCGCTGGGCTTATTGGCGTAGGCGTACTACTGTTGGCAGCTGAGTTAGTTGCTGCATTTTGTTACATAGCAGTGGCGGTTAAATGGCTCAAAAAGAATGCACTACAGTGGCCGTCTGCATCTTTTACAGTGGCGGTTATTTCCGTTGCTATAGCCATAATTGCCAATTTGATGTTGGTTTGGCTGCCCGCGATGAAGTGGATAACTCTGATGCTGTCACTTGCATTGTTGCTCATCAATTCTATAAGGTTTTGGCGTCGATTACCGGATATAGCTACCCAACGTGTTCGGTCGATTTACGACGGGTGGCGAGCTCGTAAACGATTGATGGCTAACGCATAG
- a CDS encoding DapH/DapD/GlmU-related protein, with translation MATTYAPTGTNQDTFKGPSFSLSNRLRRVVWEVADLLLFRYSPRPFHAWRSFVLRAFGAQVGQGVHVYPKVKIWAPWNLHLGDECGIANGATLYSQGEITIGRRAVISQGAHLVTGTHDHTKPGFPLLTKPIRIGDHAWVAAEAFLHPGVTLGEGCLVGARSVVVKDLPAWTICAGHPCHPIKARTPF, from the coding sequence ATGGCGACGACATATGCACCAACAGGCACCAATCAGGATACCTTTAAGGGGCCTTCTTTTTCACTGAGCAACCGCTTACGTCGCGTGGTCTGGGAAGTGGCCGATCTCCTGCTGTTCCGCTATTCCCCCCGCCCCTTCCATGCCTGGCGTTCCTTTGTGCTGCGCGCATTCGGAGCTCAGGTAGGCCAGGGAGTGCACGTCTATCCCAAGGTGAAAATCTGGGCTCCTTGGAACCTGCATTTAGGGGACGAATGTGGGATTGCCAACGGTGCTACCCTCTATAGCCAAGGTGAGATAACTATTGGGCGCCGGGCCGTTATTTCCCAAGGGGCCCATTTAGTTACCGGCACCCACGATCACACCAAGCCGGGCTTTCCGCTGCTGACCAAACCAATCCGCATTGGAGACCATGCCTGGGTAGCTGCCGAGGCGTTTCTTCATCCCGGCGTGACACTCGGCGAGGGCTGCCTGGTTGGCGCCCGCTCCGTGGTGGTAAAAGATCTGCCCGCCTGGACCATCTGCGCCGGGCACCCTTGTCACCCCATTAAAGCCCGTACACCCTTCTGA
- a CDS encoding VanZ family protein: MRQKLLYASASLVMLLILYLSWLPTPRLATSGMLPVWITAWTDDSTHDNIRTGIPFLFLGLLSGIWLTLQGGTWRLALTTWLVWVGLALIAETGQLFLPKRSFDLGDILWAAGGAFIGQLAIKLMALFRKPGRPY, translated from the coding sequence ATGCGGCAAAAGCTACTGTATGCCAGCGCCAGCCTGGTAATGCTGCTCATCCTTTACCTGAGCTGGTTACCCACACCCAGACTTGCCACCTCGGGCATGCTGCCGGTTTGGATCACGGCCTGGACCGATGACAGCACCCACGATAATATAAGGACCGGTATTCCTTTCCTGTTTCTTGGCCTGCTTTCCGGCATTTGGCTTACCCTTCAGGGAGGTACCTGGCGCCTGGCACTAACTACCTGGCTTGTTTGGGTAGGCCTGGCCTTGATTGCCGAAACTGGGCAGCTGTTTTTGCCAAAGCGCAGCTTCGACTTAGGCGACATTCTCTGGGCCGCCGGTGGGGCTTTCATTGGTCAGCTAGCGATTAAGCTGATGGCTTTGTTCAGAAAACCAGGCAGACCCTATTAA
- a CDS encoding glycosyltransferase, translating into MKLVFFSHSVLLGHQSMPRFTSLLAEGMRRRGHQVVVWAPTARFPWVKSASSASKWLGYIDQYVLFPLQVYQRIKHCPVDTLFVFTDHALGPWVPLVAERPHAIHCHDFLAQRSALGEIPQHSTGWTGRIYQAFIRWGYKHGANFISVSLRTRRDLHRFLSRIPTCTEVVYNGFNQQFTQLIPEQARQQLTIRTGFQLLNGYLLHVGGNQWYKNREGVIAIYNAWRAKSQVSLPLLMVGAAPTHELARQHQDSDFKQDIYFVEGLADEEVRLAYSGATALLFPSLAEGFGWPIAEAMASGCPVITTEETPMTEVGGSAAFYIPLQSENEDLVHWAEVGARVVEKVVQLCPEERQETILQCLTNAHRFNTSEALDRIESIYLEILQCSESKIYAKAKALAVE; encoded by the coding sequence ATGAAACTTGTCTTTTTTTCACATTCGGTCTTACTAGGCCACCAAAGCATGCCACGATTTACCAGCCTTTTGGCAGAGGGGATGAGACGCCGTGGCCATCAGGTTGTCGTGTGGGCTCCAACGGCTAGATTCCCATGGGTTAAATCCGCAAGTTCTGCCAGTAAATGGTTAGGATACATTGATCAATATGTGCTGTTTCCTTTACAAGTATATCAGCGGATAAAACATTGTCCCGTCGATACCTTGTTTGTATTCACCGACCATGCTCTCGGTCCGTGGGTTCCGTTGGTAGCAGAACGTCCTCATGCCATTCATTGCCATGACTTCTTAGCCCAACGGTCTGCTCTGGGAGAGATTCCCCAGCATTCTACGGGGTGGACTGGGCGGATATATCAAGCTTTTATCAGGTGGGGATATAAACATGGCGCCAATTTTATTTCGGTTTCGCTACGTACCCGACGGGATTTGCACCGTTTCCTTTCCCGAATACCCACCTGCACAGAAGTTGTTTACAATGGCTTCAACCAGCAATTTACCCAGCTAATCCCTGAGCAAGCCCGCCAACAGTTAACTATAAGAACCGGCTTTCAGCTTCTGAACGGCTATTTACTGCACGTAGGCGGAAATCAATGGTACAAAAATCGGGAAGGCGTCATTGCCATTTACAATGCTTGGAGAGCTAAAAGCCAGGTGAGTTTACCTCTACTGATGGTAGGCGCAGCACCTACTCACGAGCTGGCGCGACAACACCAAGATTCGGATTTTAAACAGGATATATACTTTGTAGAGGGCTTAGCAGATGAGGAAGTGCGATTAGCCTACTCAGGCGCTACTGCCCTGCTTTTCCCTTCATTAGCCGAAGGCTTTGGCTGGCCCATTGCAGAAGCTATGGCTTCTGGGTGCCCCGTTATTACCACTGAAGAAACCCCTATGACTGAAGTAGGCGGGTCTGCTGCCTTCTACATTCCACTACAAAGTGAAAATGAAGATCTTGTTCACTGGGCGGAAGTGGGAGCGCGAGTAGTGGAGAAGGTAGTACAACTCTGTCCTGAAGAACGGCAGGAAACAATTTTGCAATGCCTGACGAATGCCCACCGCTTTAATACAAGCGAGGCACTCGACCGCATTGAGTCAATCTACTTGGAAATTTTGCAGTGTAGCGAGAGCAAAATTTATGCAAAAGCCAAGGCTTTAGCTGTGGAATAG
- a CDS encoding glycosyltransferase, whose protein sequence is MKVLHVIADMDPVKGGVCQAVRSMVAGLSQLGIQNEVVSLDAPSAPFLSIDPFPIHALGPASGPWQYSARLLPWLYEQLPSYDKVLVHGLWLYPGFAVRQALKKLPQHSAAISIPDVFILPHGMLDPYFQRAANRKWKALRNSLYWRLLESKLINRAEGIFFTSADELLLARQPFRPYSPRQEQVVGLGIPSPPACHSSLKQAFSTKCPEVEAEPYLLYLGRLHEKKGVKILLDAYAQLLNTQPQEEAADACTTYPACGFLARLPKLVIAGPGLDTAYGRELRRLVHDTPGMQRSVLFPGMLQGEAKWGAYYGCELFVLPSHQENFGIAVVEALACGRPVMISNQINIWREIAAGKSGLVADDTVQGTADALKQWLTMSPEQKQLMGKHARQVYENQFAMDRAATKLLAALSG, encoded by the coding sequence ATGAAGGTACTTCATGTCATTGCGGATATGGACCCAGTAAAGGGTGGGGTTTGCCAAGCTGTGCGAAGCATGGTAGCCGGGCTTAGTCAGCTAGGTATTCAGAATGAGGTTGTCAGCCTTGATGCCCCATCTGCTCCATTTTTATCCATTGACCCTTTTCCTATTCATGCCTTAGGACCTGCGAGTGGACCATGGCAATATAGCGCACGGCTCTTGCCTTGGCTGTACGAGCAGCTACCCAGCTATGACAAGGTGCTGGTACATGGCCTGTGGCTTTATCCCGGGTTTGCCGTCCGCCAAGCGTTAAAGAAGCTGCCCCAACATTCCGCGGCGATAAGCATTCCTGATGTGTTCATCCTTCCGCATGGCATGTTGGATCCTTATTTCCAACGGGCTGCGAACCGTAAGTGGAAGGCCTTACGCAATAGCTTGTATTGGCGCCTGCTTGAAAGCAAGCTGATAAACCGAGCGGAGGGGATTTTCTTCACCAGCGCTGATGAACTACTTCTCGCCCGTCAGCCATTCCGCCCCTACTCCCCTCGCCAGGAGCAAGTGGTGGGCCTAGGCATTCCCTCACCTCCGGCCTGCCACTCCAGTTTAAAGCAAGCTTTTTCAACCAAGTGCCCGGAGGTAGAAGCGGAGCCCTACCTACTCTACCTTGGGCGCCTGCACGAAAAGAAGGGAGTAAAAATACTGCTGGACGCGTATGCACAGTTACTCAACACCCAGCCCCAGGAAGAGGCAGCGGATGCCTGTACTACCTATCCGGCTTGTGGGTTTCTAGCCCGCCTTCCCAAGCTAGTTATCGCAGGACCGGGGTTGGATACGGCGTATGGCCGGGAGCTGCGGCGGCTGGTGCATGATACCCCTGGTATGCAACGATCCGTCTTATTCCCGGGCATGCTGCAAGGTGAGGCTAAATGGGGCGCGTATTACGGGTGCGAGCTTTTTGTATTGCCCAGTCACCAGGAAAATTTCGGTATTGCTGTGGTTGAGGCGCTGGCCTGTGGACGGCCGGTAATGATTTCAAATCAGATCAATATCTGGCGTGAAATAGCCGCGGGGAAGAGCGGGTTAGTTGCCGATGATACGGTACAAGGAACGGCTGACGCACTGAAGCAGTGGCTGACTATGAGCCCTGAGCAAAAGCAGCTCATGGGTAAGCACGCCAGGCAGGTGTATGAAAATCAGTTTGCCATGGACCGCGCAGCCACCAAGCTGCTGGCCGCGCTTAGCGGGTAA
- a CDS encoding glycosyltransferase family 2 protein, producing MISVLILTKDEEQDLPACLASVAWCDDIHVLDSFSQDQTVDIAQRAGACVTQRIFDNYAAQRNAALLQIPFKHSWILILDADEQIPAFMKAVLEKAVLAAPDDVAAFRLRRRDFMGRTWLKHAQVSPYYIRLLRQGHGSYHREINEVLQIDGTVQELEGYFDHFPFSKGMQHWLARHNQYSLMEAQRWIAENQGIIKFSLVKALLSKDFHERRFHQKGLFYKLPARPLLKWLYIMFWRRGMLDGSAGFTYATLQAIYEYFIVLKSQELLNRQPHRQIKPLDALPDAGILLTSA from the coding sequence ATGATCTCTGTTCTGATATTAACCAAAGACGAAGAGCAGGACCTTCCCGCTTGTCTGGCATCCGTCGCATGGTGTGATGACATTCACGTGCTGGATTCTTTCAGCCAGGATCAGACAGTGGACATCGCGCAAAGAGCAGGGGCCTGCGTAACCCAGCGAATTTTTGACAATTACGCTGCCCAGCGCAATGCCGCCCTCCTTCAGATCCCCTTTAAGCATTCCTGGATTTTGATTCTTGATGCGGATGAGCAGATTCCCGCCTTCATGAAAGCCGTGCTGGAGAAGGCGGTACTTGCCGCTCCCGATGATGTTGCCGCCTTCCGACTGAGAAGAAGAGACTTTATGGGTCGTACCTGGCTTAAGCATGCCCAGGTTTCACCTTACTACATCCGCTTGCTACGTCAAGGCCACGGCTCCTATCACCGGGAGATAAATGAGGTTTTGCAAATAGATGGCACCGTACAGGAGCTGGAAGGGTACTTTGATCACTTCCCTTTTTCCAAAGGCATGCAGCACTGGCTGGCCAGGCACAATCAGTACTCCCTTATGGAAGCCCAGCGATGGATTGCAGAAAACCAGGGTATTATTAAGTTCTCGCTTGTTAAGGCTCTGCTTTCCAAGGATTTTCACGAGCGCCGCTTTCATCAGAAAGGGCTTTTCTATAAGCTACCTGCTCGCCCCTTGCTTAAGTGGTTGTATATCATGTTTTGGCGTAGGGGAATGCTGGATGGCTCTGCAGGCTTTACCTACGCCACTTTGCAAGCCATTTATGAATATTTTATTGTTCTGAAAAGCCAAGAGTTGCTTAACCGGCAACCGCACCGCCAAATTAAACCCCTGGATGCTTTGCCCGATGCAGGTATCTTGCTTACGTCGGCTTGA